The Solenopsis invicta isolate M01_SB chromosome 12, UNIL_Sinv_3.0, whole genome shotgun sequence genome window below encodes:
- the LOC105196011 gene encoding uncharacterized protein LOC105196011 isoform X2: MNRMNVGHDLAQLSYKELQALAVRYRVPGNIKKKVLVKVLQAARSGNDAEFCRLLQELRKNRKRKVKKLKDSKLGVTSTPLHSPDYIMADDDYYYHQHQQSQFSPYQWIGAEEEIVSREDDKIPHYEEFKQFLLRKIQREFETCDNNNNQVEDLSIANLRTAMSPNFQTVPLVEPSYPETNLTNVTDPLAFSLNDRLNYHVLKEPEGSSQGSFLLKRMLQAPAGANLSEIASSLFWASNLLDNSDTLTAESESNEIENQMDANTNEYYNLLKNSRGEFLLNEANLMPQQISGVLASENQYRFPGESDDRPNSYQNWTITSMMEVPNNTYGDLQSSKVLHAIYYNTDPTMTTANADKNLVYQYRTDTAYHSGQNFFNLDAQDNINCTTSTDMMANNDSSDAYYLQNFSRHNEEMGTGYFRNVDTFEQNNFQQNVYSNEQQYQYHYSRFTQETNNLLNERYEQPQSNFVTELENNVNQETGTGNFQSPANGSVETFWPKWTSEPNSNLENILNYHVSKQVDYSKLSQTSCVYCYMTPIVSQRSNLAINHCSIERRYIAEQRQHSFSPYCMLYNDTSQGMRMTNVPSDPLEQSMPTHAMTIITHDDPRETANNAPINDVWMNQYEQSSIADDINIQVPDPFFYVAVDCINEMSNADITEI, encoded by the exons ATGAATCGCATGAACGTCGGCCACGATCTCGCGCAGCTGTCCTACAAGGAGCTGCAGGCCCTGGCCGTGAGGTACCGTGTACCGGGTAACATCAAG aaGAAAGTGTTGGTCAAAGTTCTACAAGCCGCTAGAAGTGGAAATGACGCGGAGTTCTGTCGGTTGCTGCAGGAGCTGAGGAAGAATCGCAAGAGGaaggtgaaaaaattgaaagactCCAAGCTTGGTGTAACATCGACGCCGTTGCACAGTCCTGACTATATAATGGCCGATGACGACTATTACTATCATCAGCATCAGCAGTCTCAATTCTCGCCTTATCAGTGG ATTGGTGCTGAGGAGGAGATTGTAAGCAGAGAAGATGACAAAATTCCGCATTACGAGGAGTTCAAACAGTTTTTGCTCAGAAAAATTCAGCGAGAATTTGAAACGTGCgataacaataataatcaagTGGAAGATCTGAGTATCGCAAATCTGCGGACGGCGATGTCACCCAATTTTCAAACGGTTCCTCTTGTTGAGCCGAGCTATCCGGAAACAAATTTAACCAACGTCACGGATCCACTCGCATTCTCGTTGAATGATAGATTGAATTATCATGTACTGAAGGAACCCGAGGGAAGTTCTCAGGGCTCATTCTTGTTGAAAAGAATGCTACAGGCACCGGCGGGCGCGAATCTAAGCGAGATTGCCAGCTCTCTTTTCTGGGCCAGCAATTTGTTGGACAATTCTGACACCCTAACTGCTGAGTCGGAGAGCAACGAGATTGAGAATCAAATGGACGCGAATACTAACGAGTATTACAACTTGCTAAAGAATTCTAGAGGAGAGTTCTTGCTGAATGAGGCGAACTTGATGCCTCAGCAGATTTCAGGCGTGCTTGCCAGTGAAAATCAGTATAGGTTTCCTGGTGAAAGTGACGATCGGCCGAATTCTTATCAGAATTGGACAATCACTAGCATGATGGAAGTGCCTAACAACACCTATGGTGATTTACAATCCTCTAAGGTGTTACATGCAATTTATTACAACACGGATCCTACTATGACTACTGCAAATGCTGACAAAAATCTAGTTTATCAGTACCGGACGGATACCGCCTACCACAGTGGccaaaactttttcaatttgGACGCGCaagataatattaattgcaCGACCAGCACAGATATGATGGCCAACAACGACTCCTCTGATGCTTATTATCTACAAAATTTTAGCAGGCACAACGAAGAGATGGGCACGGGATATTTTCGCAATGTTGACACCTTCGAACAGAACAACTTCCAGCAAAACGTCTATTCGAATGAACAACAATATCAGTACCATTATTCTCGATTCACTCAGGAGACGAACAATCTATTAAACGAGAGATATGAACAACCGCAAAGCAATTTTGTGACAGAgttagaaaataatgttaatcaGGAAACTGGTACAGGGAATTTCCAGAGCCCGGCAAATG GATCAGTGGAGACGTTTTGGCCAAAATGGACCTCCGAACCCAACAGCAATTTGGAGAACATTCTAAACTACCACGTATCCAAGCAAGTAGATTACTCCAAGTTAAGTCAGACATCCTGCGTCTATTGCTACATGACTCCGATCGTCTCGCAACGATCTAATCTGGCAATTAACCATTGCTCGATCGAACGAAGATACATCGCTGAGCAGCGGCAACATTCCTTCTCACCCTACTGCATGTTGTACAACGACACGTCGCAAGGTATGCGAATGACGAATGTGCCCAGCGATCCGCTCGAGCAGTCTATGCCGACTCACGCGATGACCATTATCACTCACGATGACCCGAGGGAGACTGCCAACAATGCTCCCATCAATGATGTATGGATGAATCAATACGAGCAGTCATCTATCGCCGATGACATAAACATTCAGGTTCCAGACCCATTCTTTTACGTTGCCGTCGATTGTATCAACGAAATGTCGAATGCGGATATAACGGAAATTTAA
- the LOC105196011 gene encoding uncharacterized protein LOC105196011 isoform X1 — MNRMNVGHDLAQLSYKELQALAVRYRVPGNIKKKVLVKVLQAARSGNDAEFCRLLQELRKNRKRKVKKLKDSKLGVTSTPLHSPDYIMADDDYYYHQHQQSQFSPYQWCFSFLQIGAEEEIVSREDDKIPHYEEFKQFLLRKIQREFETCDNNNNQVEDLSIANLRTAMSPNFQTVPLVEPSYPETNLTNVTDPLAFSLNDRLNYHVLKEPEGSSQGSFLLKRMLQAPAGANLSEIASSLFWASNLLDNSDTLTAESESNEIENQMDANTNEYYNLLKNSRGEFLLNEANLMPQQISGVLASENQYRFPGESDDRPNSYQNWTITSMMEVPNNTYGDLQSSKVLHAIYYNTDPTMTTANADKNLVYQYRTDTAYHSGQNFFNLDAQDNINCTTSTDMMANNDSSDAYYLQNFSRHNEEMGTGYFRNVDTFEQNNFQQNVYSNEQQYQYHYSRFTQETNNLLNERYEQPQSNFVTELENNVNQETGTGNFQSPANGSVETFWPKWTSEPNSNLENILNYHVSKQVDYSKLSQTSCVYCYMTPIVSQRSNLAINHCSIERRYIAEQRQHSFSPYCMLYNDTSQGMRMTNVPSDPLEQSMPTHAMTIITHDDPRETANNAPINDVWMNQYEQSSIADDINIQVPDPFFYVAVDCINEMSNADITEI; from the exons ATGAATCGCATGAACGTCGGCCACGATCTCGCGCAGCTGTCCTACAAGGAGCTGCAGGCCCTGGCCGTGAGGTACCGTGTACCGGGTAACATCAAG aaGAAAGTGTTGGTCAAAGTTCTACAAGCCGCTAGAAGTGGAAATGACGCGGAGTTCTGTCGGTTGCTGCAGGAGCTGAGGAAGAATCGCAAGAGGaaggtgaaaaaattgaaagactCCAAGCTTGGTGTAACATCGACGCCGTTGCACAGTCCTGACTATATAATGGCCGATGACGACTATTACTATCATCAGCATCAGCAGTCTCAATTCTCGCCTTATCAGTGG TGCTTCTCGTTTTTACAGATTGGTGCTGAGGAGGAGATTGTAAGCAGAGAAGATGACAAAATTCCGCATTACGAGGAGTTCAAACAGTTTTTGCTCAGAAAAATTCAGCGAGAATTTGAAACGTGCgataacaataataatcaagTGGAAGATCTGAGTATCGCAAATCTGCGGACGGCGATGTCACCCAATTTTCAAACGGTTCCTCTTGTTGAGCCGAGCTATCCGGAAACAAATTTAACCAACGTCACGGATCCACTCGCATTCTCGTTGAATGATAGATTGAATTATCATGTACTGAAGGAACCCGAGGGAAGTTCTCAGGGCTCATTCTTGTTGAAAAGAATGCTACAGGCACCGGCGGGCGCGAATCTAAGCGAGATTGCCAGCTCTCTTTTCTGGGCCAGCAATTTGTTGGACAATTCTGACACCCTAACTGCTGAGTCGGAGAGCAACGAGATTGAGAATCAAATGGACGCGAATACTAACGAGTATTACAACTTGCTAAAGAATTCTAGAGGAGAGTTCTTGCTGAATGAGGCGAACTTGATGCCTCAGCAGATTTCAGGCGTGCTTGCCAGTGAAAATCAGTATAGGTTTCCTGGTGAAAGTGACGATCGGCCGAATTCTTATCAGAATTGGACAATCACTAGCATGATGGAAGTGCCTAACAACACCTATGGTGATTTACAATCCTCTAAGGTGTTACATGCAATTTATTACAACACGGATCCTACTATGACTACTGCAAATGCTGACAAAAATCTAGTTTATCAGTACCGGACGGATACCGCCTACCACAGTGGccaaaactttttcaatttgGACGCGCaagataatattaattgcaCGACCAGCACAGATATGATGGCCAACAACGACTCCTCTGATGCTTATTATCTACAAAATTTTAGCAGGCACAACGAAGAGATGGGCACGGGATATTTTCGCAATGTTGACACCTTCGAACAGAACAACTTCCAGCAAAACGTCTATTCGAATGAACAACAATATCAGTACCATTATTCTCGATTCACTCAGGAGACGAACAATCTATTAAACGAGAGATATGAACAACCGCAAAGCAATTTTGTGACAGAgttagaaaataatgttaatcaGGAAACTGGTACAGGGAATTTCCAGAGCCCGGCAAATG GATCAGTGGAGACGTTTTGGCCAAAATGGACCTCCGAACCCAACAGCAATTTGGAGAACATTCTAAACTACCACGTATCCAAGCAAGTAGATTACTCCAAGTTAAGTCAGACATCCTGCGTCTATTGCTACATGACTCCGATCGTCTCGCAACGATCTAATCTGGCAATTAACCATTGCTCGATCGAACGAAGATACATCGCTGAGCAGCGGCAACATTCCTTCTCACCCTACTGCATGTTGTACAACGACACGTCGCAAGGTATGCGAATGACGAATGTGCCCAGCGATCCGCTCGAGCAGTCTATGCCGACTCACGCGATGACCATTATCACTCACGATGACCCGAGGGAGACTGCCAACAATGCTCCCATCAATGATGTATGGATGAATCAATACGAGCAGTCATCTATCGCCGATGACATAAACATTCAGGTTCCAGACCCATTCTTTTACGTTGCCGTCGATTGTATCAACGAAATGTCGAATGCGGATATAACGGAAATTTAA
- the LOC105196013 gene encoding probable 28S ribosomal protein S26, mitochondrial, translated as MQAIRIMNANTLAMGTTALCETFVPNSIYTQCVRWKRKPIWLPSAKSKMFRIPKRPVIPIEEALELQRLSNNYKTYETSFRAYLKKIEQEKKIESDKVVNEQLEEEDFKACSAINDEWNAEVAKKREIRLEEMRAKRRSKILEVLLKVEQKQEMEKARLNEYVRKTKEESVTFITAENVDAAIEECLTKIVNHNRALDLEGNWHEGKYPPDPPLEEIQKSVTVEQGC; from the exons ATGCAGGCTATAAGAATAATGAACGCCAACACTTTGGCAATGGGTACCACAGCACTCTGCGAGACTTTTGTTCCAAATTCCATCTATACACAGTGCGTGCGTTGGAAGAGAAAACCAATTTGGCTACCCTCAGCGAAATCTAAAATGTTTCGAATACCAAAAAGACCTGTCATACCTATCGAGGAGGCATTAGAGCTTCAACgtttaagtaataattataagacATATGAGACATCATTTAG ggcatatttaaaaaaaatagagcaGGAGAAGAAGATAGAATCTGACAAGGTGGTTAACGAGCAGCTCGAAGAGGAGGATTTTAAAGCGTGTAGCGCTATAAATGATGAGTGGAATGCGGAAGTGGCGAAAAAACGAGAAATCAGGCTAGAGGAGATGAGGGCAAAGCGCAGAAGCAAGATCCTAGAGGTTTTATTAAAAGTAGAGCAGAAACAGGAAATGGAGAAGGCGAGGCTCAATGAATATGTCAGAAAGACCAAGGAAGAATCTGTCACATTCATCACCGCTGAAAACGTGGACGCCGCGATCGAGGAATGTCTTACAAAAATCGTCAATCATAATCGTGCGTTGGATTTAGAAGGAAATTGGCACGAAGGAAAGTATCCTCCGGATCCACCTCTCGAAGAGATACAGAAATCAGTGACCGTCGAGCAAGGATgttaa